From a region of the Scyliorhinus torazame isolate Kashiwa2021f chromosome 15, sScyTor2.1, whole genome shotgun sequence genome:
- the fam181b gene encoding protein FAM181B, which yields MAVQAAIMNPHFIHFCFPGSSMEYEMESAYSGAVLGERESSGEVKETTSALLNFIDSASSNIKLALDKPVKSKRKVNHRKYLQKQIKRCTGMICGSSSNPASGQEASSKRQLSPPSASSATPAGHFQCKPPPKKEGSQSSLQSKSLAALFDSVRDLRRSAAGDRALTAAAGSKKIPLRNRNLPPSFFTEPANVKITSTSGMSLKDLERGNPEAAEFFELLGPDYSNMISAQEPFLGSALRIQQEANCELGPVYDSYRGLTALSGSFPHFPDPWLPCNPPKKSPAAGCNVAGPEAARTVPLHPPLYPSSSQPPSSSPPEEPPLSLANFPQFFPECSLPQLPYEYNPGYNCSRQNFPSL from the coding sequence ATGGCTGTGCAGGCTGCCATCATGAACCCTCACTTCATCCATTTCTGTTTCCCAGGCTCCTCGATGGAGTATGAGATGGAAAGTGCTTACAGCGGGGCtgtgctgggagagagggagagctccGGGGAGGTGAAGGAAACGACCAGCGCCCTCCTCAACTTCATCGACTCAGCCTCCAGCAACATCAAGCTGGCTTTGGACAAGCCGGTCAAATCCAAGAGGAAGGTGAACCACAGAAAGTACCTGCAGAAACAGATCAAGAGGTGCACGGGGATGATCTGTGGGAGCAGCAGTAACCCGGCCTCTGGGCAGGAGGCGAGCAGTAAGAGGCAGCTCTCTCCCCCATCCGCCAGCAGCGCCACCCCAGCCGGCCATTTCCAGTGCAAGCCGCCGCCCAAGAAGGAGGGCTCGCAGTCCAGCCTGCAGAGCAAGTCCCTGGCCGCGCTCTTCGACTCGGTGCGGGACCTCCGCCGCTCCGCAGCCGGGGACCGAGCCCTGACGGCGGCGGCCGGCAGCAAGAAAATCCCCCTGAGGAACCGCAACTTGCCGCCGTCCTTCTTCACCGAGCCGGCCAACGTGAAGATCACCTCCACCTCCGGGATGTCCCTCAAGGACCTGGAGAGGGGCAACCCCGAGGCTGCCGAGTTTTTCGAACTGCTCGGGCCCGATTACAGCAACATGATCTCGGCCCAGGAGCCCTTCCTGGGCTCGGCCCTGCGCATCCAGCAGGAGGCAAACTGCGAGCTCGGACCCGTCTACGACTCGTACCGCGGCCTGACCGCCCTCTCCGGGAGCTTCCCCCACTTCCCGGACCCCTGGCTGCCGTGCAATCCCCCCAAGAAGAGCCCGGCAGCCGGCTGCAATGTGGCGGGGCCCGAAGCGGCCAGGACAGTGCCCCTTCACCCCCCCTTATACCCTAGCAGCAGCCAGCCCCCGAGCTCATCGCCTCCGGAGGAACCTCCGCTCAGTTTAGCAAACTTCCCGCAGTTTTTCCCGGAATGTTCACTCCCTCAGCTCCCTTACGAATATAACCCAGGATATAACTGCAGCAGACAAAACTTCCCGAGTCTTTAA